Proteins from one Bdellovibrio svalbardensis genomic window:
- a CDS encoding LegC family aminotransferase, protein MFDDVRAFIRNLYPEKDFIALHEPYFAGNEKKYVLDCIDSTYVSSVGKYVDRFEQMMADFTGAKYAIATMNGTAALHVALMLVGVGREDEVITQPLTFVATCNAIAYVGAKPVFVDVDRDTLGMSAQSLKDFLHQHAVLRDGACWNRISGKKISAVLPMHTFGHPCRIDEIAALCEEYKIPLVEDSAESLGSYYKGVHTGRFGKVGVMSFNGNKTITTGGGGIVITDDPVLAKRAKHMTTTSKRPHPYEYVHDEVGYNYRLPNINAALGCAQLESLPLILQNKRELAKKYQVFFLKHEIKFVSEPSNAQSNFWLNAILLADETQRNSFLEETNSHKVMTRPVWKLMNRLEMYKDCFCMPLVNSEWIEERLVNIPSSCFFQSS, encoded by the coding sequence ATGTTTGATGATGTACGAGCATTCATTCGCAATCTTTATCCTGAAAAAGACTTCATCGCTCTTCATGAGCCGTACTTCGCCGGTAATGAAAAAAAATATGTCTTAGATTGTATCGATTCGACCTATGTTTCCAGTGTTGGTAAATATGTAGATCGCTTCGAGCAGATGATGGCGGATTTTACGGGAGCAAAATATGCCATCGCGACTATGAACGGTACGGCTGCTTTACATGTTGCGCTGATGCTTGTTGGTGTTGGTCGCGAAGATGAGGTTATTACTCAGCCGTTAACCTTCGTTGCAACTTGTAATGCGATTGCCTATGTGGGGGCGAAGCCTGTTTTTGTCGACGTTGATCGCGATACTTTAGGGATGAGTGCACAAAGTTTAAAGGATTTTTTGCATCAGCATGCAGTTTTGAGGGATGGAGCATGTTGGAATAGAATTAGTGGTAAAAAGATCTCTGCTGTTTTGCCGATGCATACTTTTGGTCACCCTTGTCGTATTGATGAAATCGCGGCGCTCTGTGAAGAATATAAAATTCCGTTGGTAGAGGATTCTGCCGAAAGCCTGGGCAGCTACTATAAGGGAGTACACACGGGACGTTTCGGAAAGGTAGGTGTGATGAGCTTTAATGGTAATAAGACCATCACAACTGGTGGAGGCGGTATTGTTATTACCGATGATCCGGTTCTGGCGAAGCGGGCAAAGCACATGACGACAACTTCGAAGCGCCCTCATCCCTACGAGTATGTTCATGATGAGGTTGGCTATAACTATCGCCTTCCCAACATCAATGCGGCCTTAGGATGTGCTCAGTTAGAGTCTTTGCCGTTAATTTTGCAGAATAAACGTGAGTTAGCTAAAAAGTATCAAGTGTTTTTCTTAAAACATGAGATTAAATTTGTGAGTGAACCATCAAATGCACAATCTAATTTCTGGTTGAATGCTATTTTGCTAGCTGACGAAACGCAGAGAAATTCATTTTTAGAGGAAACGAATTCTCACAAGGTTATGACACGTCCAGTTTGGAAGTTGATGAATAGACTCGAAATGTATAAAGACTGCTTCTGCATGCCTCTGGTGAATTCTGAATGGATTGAAGAGCGTCTCGTGAACATTCCTTCTAGTTGTTTTTTTCAGAGTTCTTAG
- a CDS encoding NAD-dependent 4,6-dehydratase LegB — MNLKGKRVLVTGADGFIGSHLTEMLVAAGAKVRALSLYNSFNYWGWLEDIGCLKDIEVISGDVRDPHFCKKVTKDIDVVFHLAALIAIPYSYLAPDSYVDTNIKGTLNICQAALDNGCSKVIHTSTSEVYGTAQYVPINEEHPLSPQSPYSASKIGADAMAMSFYNSFNLPLVIARPFNTYGPRQSARAVIPTIITQIAAGKKQIKLGDVAPTRDFNYVEDTCSGFIALAESDEAAGKTINIGSNFEISVFDTIKMIKEIMKSDVELLVDESRFRPEKSEVFRLWCDNSKIEALTGFKPKYTIKSGLERTIEWFKDPRNLSKYKVDIYNV, encoded by the coding sequence ATGAATCTTAAAGGTAAAAGAGTTCTAGTGACAGGGGCGGATGGCTTTATTGGGTCGCACCTGACTGAAATGTTAGTTGCTGCAGGTGCAAAGGTCAGGGCGCTAAGCCTCTACAACTCATTTAACTATTGGGGATGGCTTGAAGATATCGGCTGTCTTAAAGATATCGAAGTTATTTCTGGTGATGTTCGTGATCCACATTTTTGCAAAAAAGTGACTAAAGATATCGATGTTGTTTTCCACTTGGCTGCATTGATTGCTATTCCATATTCTTACCTGGCTCCTGATAGCTATGTTGATACGAATATCAAAGGAACTTTGAACATTTGCCAAGCGGCTCTTGATAATGGGTGTTCGAAGGTTATTCATACATCGACCAGTGAAGTCTATGGGACAGCTCAGTATGTTCCGATCAACGAGGAACATCCGCTCAGTCCACAAAGTCCTTATAGTGCTTCTAAAATTGGTGCGGATGCGATGGCAATGAGCTTTTATAACTCGTTCAATTTGCCATTAGTGATTGCTCGTCCTTTTAATACCTATGGACCACGTCAGTCTGCACGTGCGGTAATTCCGACAATTATTACTCAGATCGCCGCAGGAAAAAAACAAATTAAATTAGGGGATGTGGCTCCAACTAGGGACTTTAACTATGTTGAAGACACGTGCAGTGGCTTCATTGCACTCGCAGAGAGTGATGAGGCGGCAGGAAAGACTATTAATATCGGATCGAACTTTGAAATCAGCGTTTTCGATACGATCAAAATGATCAAAGAGATTATGAAAAGTGACGTTGAGTTGTTGGTCGATGAAAGTAGATTCCGACCGGAAAAATCTGAAGTGTTTCGACTTTGGTGCGACAACAGCAAGATCGAAGCCTTAACGGGCTTCAAACCGAAATACACAATAAAGTCAGGTTTGGAAAGAACAATCGAGTGGTTCAAAGATCCGCGCAATCTCTCTAAATATAAAGTAGATATCTATAATGTTTGA